A genomic stretch from Primulina huaijiensis isolate GDHJ02 chromosome 14, ASM1229523v2, whole genome shotgun sequence includes:
- the LOC140957917 gene encoding cyanidin 3-O-galactoside 2''-O-xylosyltransferase FGGT1-like produces the protein MSEEKLKIVMYPWLAMGHLTTFLHLSNKLAERGHKIFFILPTKTLSKLTQFNLHPNLISFVPITIPHVEGLPEGAQTTADVSLAMSPLLRHAMDLTQPLVDSLLKEIKPHFVFFDFACWLPALARRLGIKSLKYIIVSPASVGYVLRDELEADALLEPPTGFPPSVLKLSPQEVRSLTPWCSLKERCSGMTFVQRLIMSIDECDALGFKSCREIEGTYCEFLEKKFNKPVILAGPVIPETPTVSLDETWAHWLDQFKAKSVIFCAFGSEAVLKLDQFQELVLGLEITGLPFLAAMKPPEGFNTVEEALPEGFKHRTEKRGIVHGGWVPQQLILSHPSIGCFVTHCGSGSLWEAMVNECQLVLIPHLGDHFINARMMEGELRVGVEVKRGDEDGFFTKEAVMETIKLVMGEESEIGKEIRANHAKWRDFLLTKGLEDSYMDEFVQQLRRLVI, from the coding sequence ATGAGTGAAGAGAAGCTCAAGATTGTGATGTATCCATGGCTGGCCATGGGGCATCTCACTACGTTTCTTCACCTTTCCAACAAACTTGCTGAAAGAGGCCACAAAATCTTCTTCATCCTCCCCACGAAAACACTGTCCAAATTGACCCAATTCAATCTCCACCCGAATCTCATAAGCTTCGTACCAATCACAATACCTCATGTCGAAGGCCTCCCAGAAGGAGCCCAAACCACTGCAGACGTTAGCTTGGCAATGAGTCCACTTCTCAGGCACGCAATGGATCTCACACAACCCTTGGTTGATTCCTTACTCAAGGAAATCAAACCCCATTTCGTGTTCTTCGACTTCGCGTGTTGGTTGCCTGCATTGGCGCGGCGATTAGGCATTAAATCCCTTAAATATATTATCGTAAGCCCTGCCTCTGTAGGGTACGTCCTTCGCGATGAGCTTGAGGCTGACGCTTTGTTGGAACCTCCGACTGGTTTCCCTCCATCAGTACTCAAGCTTTCCCCGCAAGAAGTGCGTTCGCTGACGCCATGGTGCAGTTTGAAAGAACGTTGTAGTGGCATGACCTTTGTGCAACGCTTAATTATGTCAATTGATGAATGTGATGCACTTGGATTCAAATCATGCAGAGAAATCGAAGGGACATACTGTGAATTTCTGGAAAAAAAGTTCAATAAACCGGTTATTCTAGCAGGCCCCGTGATACCAGAGACACCGACCGTAAGTCTAGACGAGACATGGGCACATTGGCTGGATCAATTCAAAGCCAAGTCAGTAATCTTCTGCGCATTCGGCAGTGAAGCAGTTCTGAAACTGGATCAATTTCAAGAACTGGTTTTGGGTTTGGAAATCACAGGGCTTCCATTTCTTGCTGCAATGAAACCACCTGAAGGATTTAATACCGTGGAAGAAGCATTGCCCGAAGGCTTCAAGCACAGAACTGAGAAAAGAGGCATCGTCCACGGAGGTTGGGTACCGCAACAGCTGATCTTATCCCACCCTTCCATCGGATGCTTCGTCACGCATTGTGGGTCGGGCTCGTTATGGGAGGCGATGGTGAACGAATGCCAGTTGGTACTAATACCACATCTGGGTGACCATTTCATCAACGCAAGAATGATGGAGGGAGAGTTGCGGGTCGGAGTCGAGGTTAAGAGGGGAGACGAAGATGGATTTTTCACAAAAGAGGCTGTGATGGAGACCATCAAATTGGTTATGGGAGAAGAGAGTGAGATCGGGAAAGAAATCAGGGCAAATCATGCTAAGTGGAGGGATTTCTTGTTGACTAAAGGGCTCGAGGATTCTTACATGGATGAGTTTGTTCAGCAGCTGAGACGCCTTGTAATATGA
- the LOC140957628 gene encoding cyanidin 3-O-galactoside 2''-O-xylosyltransferase FGGT1-like, with translation MSEEKLKILMYPWLAMGHLTTFLHLSNKLAERGHIIFFLLPTKTQSKLNQFNLHPDRISFIPITIPHVEGLPEGAETTADISLAMGPLLRQAMDLTQPLVDSLLKEIKPHFVFFDFTYWLPALARRFGIKSVGYMIVSPASVGYLLRDELEADALLEPPTGFPPSVLKLSPQEVRSRMQWCTLKERWSGMNFVERLIMSIDECDALGFKSCREMEGPYCEFLEKKHKKPVILAGPVLPEPPTVSLDETWANWLHQFTAKSVIFCAFGSEAILKLDQFQELVLGLEITGLPFLAAMKPPEGCNTVEEALPEGFKHRTEKRGVIHGGWVQQQLILSHPSIGCFVTHCGSGSLSEAMVSECQLVLIPHKGDHFINARMMEGELRVGVEVKRGDEDGFFTKEAVKETIELVMEEESEIGKEIRANHAKWRDFLLTKGLEDSYMDEFVQQLRSLVK, from the exons ATGAGCGAAGAGAAGCTCAAGATTTTGATGTATCCATGGCTGGCCATGGGGCATCTTACGACATTTCTTCACCTCTCCAACAAACTTGCCGAAAGAGGCCACATAATTTTCTTCCTCCTCCCCACAAAAACACAGTCCAAATTGAACCAATTCAATCTCCACCCGGATCGCATAAGCTTCATACCGATCACAATCCCTCATGTCGAAGGCCTCCCAGAAGGAGCCGAAACCACAGCAGACATTAGCTTGGCAATGGGTCCACTTCTCAGGCAAGCAATGGATCTCACACAACCCTTGGTTGATTCTTTACTAAAGGAAATCAAACCCCATTTCGTGTTCTTCGACTTCACGTATTGGTTGCCTGCTTTGGCGCGGCGATTTGGCATTAAATCCGTTGGTTATATGATCGTAAGCCCTGCCTCTGTAGGGTACCTCCTTCGCGATGAGCTTGAGGCTGACGCTTTGTTGGAACCTCCCACCGGTTTCCCTCCATCAGTACTCAAGCTTTCCCCGCAAGAAGTGCGTTCGCGGATGCAATGGTGCACTTTGAAAGAACGTTGGAGTGGCATGAACTTTGTGGAGCGTTTAATTATGTCAATTGATGAATGTGATGCACTTGGATTCAAATCATGCAGAGAAATGGAAGGGCCATACTgtgaatttcttgaaaaaaagcACAAGAAACCGGTTATTCTGGCAGGCCCCGTGTTACCAGAGCCGCCGACCGTGAGTCTAGATGAGACATGGGCCAATTGGCTGCATCAATTCACAGCCAAATCAGTAATCTTCTGCGCATTCGGCAGTGAGGCCATTCTGAAACTGGATCAATTTCAAGAACTGGTTTTGGGTTTGGAAATCACCGGGCTTCCATTTCTTGCTGCAATGAAACCACCAGAAGGATGTAATACCGTGGAAGAAGCATTGCCCGAAGGTTTCAAGCACAGAACTGAGAAAAGAGGCGTCATCCACGGAGGTTGGGTACAGCAACAGCTCATCTTATCCCATCCTTCGATCGGATGCTTCGTCACGCATTGCGGGTCAGGTTCGTTGTCGGAGGCGATGGTGAGCGAATGCCAGTTGGTGCTAATACCACATAAGGGGGACCATTTCATCAATGCAAGAATGATGGAGGGAGAGTTGCGGGTAGGGGTCGAG GTTAAGCGGGGAGACGAAGATGGATTTTTCACAAAAGAGGCTGTGAAGGAGACCATCGAATTGGTTATGGAAGAAGAGAGTGAGATCGGGAAAGAAATCAGGGCAAATCATGCTAAGTGGAGGGATTTCTTGTTGACTAAAGGGCTTGAGGATTCTTACATGGATGAGTTTGTTCAGCAGCTGAGAAGCCTTGTAAAATGA
- the LOC140957488 gene encoding cyanidin 3-O-galactoside 2''-O-xylosyltransferase FGGT1-like, with protein sequence MGPLLRHAMDLTQPFVASLLKEVKPHFVFYDFTHWLPALARRLGVKSVCYWIISPASVGYFLRDEPNTNALLEPPIGFPPSVLKLNPHEVRSWRPRCTLKEYGCGDMNFVQRLIMSIDECDALGFKSCREIEGTYCEFLEKKFNKPVILAGPVIPEPPTVSLDETWANWLDQFKAKSVIFCAFGSEAILKLDQFQELVMGLEITRLPFLAAMKPPEGFNTVEEALPEGFKHRTEKSGIVHGSWVPQPLILSHPSIECFVTHCGSGSLWEAMVNECQLVLIPHLGDHFINARMMEGELRVGVEVKRGDEDGFFTKEAVKETIELVMEEESEIGKEIRANHAMWRDFLLTIGLEDSYMDEFVQKLRRLLI encoded by the coding sequence ATGGGTCCACTTCTCAGGCACGCAATGGATCTCACACAACCCTTCGTTGCTTCATTACTCAAAGAAGTCAAACCCCATTTCGTGTTCTACGACTTCACGCATTGGTTGCCTGCTTTGGCGCGGCGATTAGGCGTTAAATCCGTTTGTTATTGGATCATAAGCCCTGCCTCTGTAGGGTACTTCTTACGCGACGAGCCTAACACCAACGCTTTGTTGGAACCTCCCATTGGTTTCCCTCCATCAGTACTCAAGCTTAACCCGCACGAAGTGCGTTCGTGGAGGCCAAGGTGCACTTTGAAAGAATATGGATGTGGCGACATGAACTTTGTGCAACGCTTAATTATGTCAATTGATGAATGTGATGCACTTGGATTCAAATCATGCAGAGAAATCGAAGGGACATACTGTGAATTTCTGGAAAAAAAGTTCAATAAACCGGTTATTCTAGCAGGCCCCGTGATACCAGAGCCACCAACCGTAAGTCTAGACGAGACATGGGCGAATTGGCTGGATCAATTCAAAGCCAAGTCAGTAATCTTCTGCGCATTCGGCAGTGAAGCCATTCTGAAACTGGATCAATTTCAAGAACTGGTTATGGGTTTGGAAATCACAAGGCTTCCATTTCTTGCTGCAATGAAACCACCAGAAGGATTTAATACCGTGGAAGAAGCATTGCCCGAAGGCTTCAAGCACAGAACTGAGAAAAGCGGCATCGTCCACGGAAGTTGGGTACCGCAACCGCTGATCCTATCCCACCCTTCCATCGAATGCTTCGTCACGCATTGTGGGTCGGGCTCGTTATGGGAGGCGATGGTGAACGAATGCCAGTTGGTACTAATACCACATCTGGGTGACCATTTTATCAACGCAAGAATGATGGAGGGTGAGTTGCGGGTCGGAGTCGAGGTTAAGCGGGGAGACGAAGATGGATTTTTCACAAAAGAGGCTGTGAAGGAGACCATCGAATTGGTTATGGAAGAAGAGAGTGAGATCGGGAAAGAAATCAGGGCAAATCATGCTATGTGGAGGGATTTCTTGTTGACTATAGGGCTCGAGGATTCTTACATGGATGAGTTTGTTCAGAAGCTGAGACGCCTTCTAATATGA